From Pseudomonas sp. FP2335, the proteins below share one genomic window:
- a CDS encoding TIM barrel protein: protein MSPFKLAISAEMVFLELPFIERVKRIHALGFSAEIWNWTDKDISALAATGADFTSMTGYISGTLTDPDGIRRLLDSARESLGVAERLKCPSLNLHGTGLGDGGLPVQPVSHTSGRMWLSACKTLEKIARLGEDAGRVFLLENLNTAVDHPGTPFARAEDTLALIEAVGSPHLKLNLDLYHAQIGEGNLIELIQRAGSAIGEIQVADVPGRKEPGTGEIHYPAIARALHAMGYRGVVGLEGWASGDSELALERFRQAFTL from the coding sequence ATGAGCCCGTTCAAACTGGCGATCAGTGCCGAGATGGTGTTTCTCGAACTGCCCTTCATCGAGCGCGTAAAGCGCATCCATGCACTGGGCTTCAGTGCCGAGATCTGGAACTGGACCGACAAGGACATCAGCGCCCTGGCCGCCACCGGCGCCGACTTCACCTCGATGACCGGCTACATCAGCGGCACCCTCACCGACCCCGACGGCATCCGCCGATTGCTCGACAGCGCCCGCGAATCCCTTGGCGTTGCCGAACGTTTGAAGTGCCCGAGCCTCAACCTGCACGGCACCGGCCTGGGTGACGGCGGCCTGCCCGTGCAGCCGGTCAGCCACACCAGCGGGCGCATGTGGTTGAGCGCCTGCAAGACCCTGGAAAAAATCGCCCGCCTGGGCGAAGACGCCGGCCGCGTGTTTCTGCTGGAAAACCTCAACACCGCGGTCGACCACCCCGGCACGCCGTTCGCCCGCGCCGAGGACACCCTGGCGCTGATCGAGGCGGTGGGCAGCCCGCACCTGAAGCTGAACCTGGACCTGTACCACGCGCAGATCGGCGAAGGAAACCTGATCGAGCTGATCCAGCGCGCCGGCAGCGCGATCGGCGAAATCCAGGTCGCCGACGTACCGGGGCGCAAGGAGCCCGGCACTGGTGAAATCCACTACCCTGCGATTGCCAGGGCCTTGCATGCCATGGGCTACCGCGGCGTGGTCGGCCTCGAAGGCTGGGCCAGCGGCGACAGCGAGCTGGCCTTGGAGCGATTCCGCCAAGCGTTCACCCTATAA
- a CDS encoding glutathione S-transferase family protein — protein MKLIGMLDSPYVRRVAISLELYGVAFEHQSLSVFSTFNEFSQINPVVKAPTLVLDDGTVLMDSSLILDYLENLAPADKKLLPQAPKARAHDLQVLGLALAACEKSVQIVYEHNLRPAEKLHAPWLERVTGQLLAAYSLLDKHVADSDALNQASLTAAVAWSFSQYTVASVVDAQAFPNLQRLAERLEQHPAFKKYPIE, from the coding sequence ATGAAATTGATCGGCATGCTGGACTCGCCCTACGTACGCCGCGTGGCCATTTCCCTGGAGTTGTATGGGGTGGCATTCGAGCATCAATCGCTGTCGGTGTTCAGCACCTTCAACGAATTCTCCCAGATCAACCCGGTGGTCAAGGCCCCAACCCTGGTGCTGGACGATGGCACGGTGTTGATGGATTCGAGCCTGATCCTGGATTACCTGGAAAACCTGGCCCCGGCCGACAAAAAGCTGCTGCCCCAGGCCCCAAAGGCACGCGCCCATGACTTGCAAGTGCTGGGCCTGGCGCTGGCGGCCTGCGAGAAGAGCGTGCAGATCGTCTATGAACACAACCTGCGCCCCGCCGAGAAGTTGCACGCGCCATGGCTGGAGCGGGTCACGGGGCAATTGCTCGCGGCGTATTCGTTGCTGGACAAGCACGTGGCCGACAGTGACGCGCTGAACCAAGCCAGCCTTACGGCTGCGGTGGCGTGGTCGTTCAGCCAGTACACCGTGGCGTCGGTGGTCGATGCCCAGGCATTCCCCAACCTGCAACGCCTGGCAGAGCGACTGGAGCAACACCCTGCCTTCAAGAAATACCCCATCGAATAA
- a CDS encoding aldose epimerase family protein: MKHPRYLLSGLAMSMLIASGGTQAAGLSSEHKPFGKTNDGTAVEQYILRNSHGMQATVITYGGVLQALKVPDKHGKVEDVVLGFDDVQGYQAGTAFFGATIGRFGNRLAGGAFELDGKRYQVPLNDGPNALHGGAQGFDKHVWTATPIKAKDSVGVTLTYLSKDGEMGFPGNLKTEVTYRLNDNNELHIDYKATTDKPTVLNLTNHSYFNLAGAGNGDILKQVATLHASHYTPVNATLIPTGELAPVKGTPMDFLTPTPIGQRIKDDHPQLKFAEPKSGGFDFNWALDSKGDVKKLAAEVRDPESGRRLQLFTTEPGVQFYTSNFLDGSVKGKAGKTYLHWSGFTLETQHFPDAPNQPNFASTRLNPGQTYTQNTIFRFTAD, from the coding sequence ATGAAGCACCCTCGATACCTGCTTTCGGGCCTGGCCATGTCCATGCTGATCGCCAGTGGCGGCACCCAGGCGGCAGGCCTGAGCAGCGAGCACAAACCCTTCGGTAAAACCAACGACGGCACCGCCGTCGAACAGTACATCCTGCGCAACAGCCATGGCATGCAAGCCACGGTGATCACCTACGGCGGCGTGTTGCAGGCGCTCAAGGTGCCGGACAAACACGGCAAGGTCGAAGACGTGGTGCTCGGCTTCGACGATGTGCAGGGCTACCAGGCCGGCACGGCGTTTTTCGGCGCGACCATCGGGCGCTTCGGCAATCGCCTGGCCGGCGGCGCGTTTGAACTCGACGGCAAGCGCTACCAAGTGCCGCTCAACGACGGCCCCAACGCGTTGCACGGCGGCGCCCAGGGCTTTGACAAACATGTTTGGACCGCCACGCCAATCAAGGCCAAGGACTCGGTGGGCGTGACCCTCACCTACCTGTCCAAGGACGGCGAGATGGGCTTCCCCGGCAACCTCAAGACCGAAGTCACCTACCGCCTCAACGACAACAACGAACTGCACATCGATTACAAGGCCACCACCGACAAACCCACGGTGCTCAACCTGACCAACCACAGCTACTTCAACCTGGCCGGCGCGGGTAATGGCGACATTCTCAAGCAGGTCGCCACCCTGCACGCCAGCCATTACACGCCGGTGAATGCCACCCTGATCCCGACCGGCGAACTGGCGCCCGTCAAGGGCACGCCGATGGACTTCCTCACGCCGACGCCGATTGGGCAGCGCATCAAGGACGATCACCCGCAGCTCAAGTTTGCCGAGCCCAAGAGCGGTGGGTTTGATTTCAACTGGGCGCTGGATAGCAAGGGCGACGTGAAAAAACTGGCGGCCGAAGTGCGTGATCCTGAGTCGGGACGGCGCTTGCAGCTGTTTACCACGGAGCCCGGGGTGCAGTTTTATACCAGCAACTTCCTCGATGGTTCGGTGAAGGGTAAAGCCGGCAAGACGTATCTGCATTGGAGTGGGTTTACGTTGGAGACCCAGCATTTTCCGGATGCGCCCAACCAGCCGAACTTTGCATCCACCCGCCTGAACCCAGGCCAGACCTACACCCAGAACACCATTTTCAGATTCACCGCGGACTAA
- the yghU gene encoding glutathione-dependent disulfide-bond oxidoreductase: MTDYVPPKVWTWDTENGGTFASINRPIAGATHEKQLPVGKHPLQLYSLATPNGQKVTILLEELLALGHSGAEYDAWLIKIGDGDQFGSGFVGLNPNSKIPALQDRSGATPIRVFESGAILQYLAEKFGAFFPTEPAARAECLSWLFWQMGSAPYLGGGFGHFYAYAPSKMEYAINRFAMETKRQLDVLDQRLAVSEYIAGDEYTIADIAIWPWYGGLVKGRLYGAAEFLSVHEYKHVQRWADAIDARPAVQRGRRVNRISGEPHEQLAERHDASDLD; encoded by the coding sequence ATGACCGACTACGTACCCCCGAAAGTATGGACCTGGGACACCGAAAACGGCGGCACCTTCGCCAGCATCAACCGGCCCATCGCCGGTGCTACCCATGAGAAACAACTGCCGGTGGGCAAACACCCGCTGCAGTTGTATTCCCTGGCCACGCCCAACGGGCAGAAGGTCACGATCCTGCTCGAAGAGCTGCTGGCCCTGGGGCACAGCGGTGCGGAATACGACGCCTGGCTGATCAAGATCGGTGACGGCGACCAGTTCGGCAGCGGGTTTGTCGGCCTCAACCCGAACTCCAAGATCCCGGCCTTGCAGGACCGCAGCGGCGCCACGCCGATTCGTGTGTTCGAGTCCGGCGCGATCCTGCAATACCTGGCCGAGAAGTTCGGTGCGTTCTTCCCCACTGAACCGGCGGCCCGGGCGGAGTGCCTGTCGTGGTTGTTCTGGCAGATGGGCAGCGCGCCTTACCTGGGCGGTGGGTTCGGGCATTTTTATGCGTATGCGCCGAGCAAGATGGAATACGCGATCAACCGCTTCGCCATGGAAACCAAGCGTCAACTCGACGTGCTGGACCAGCGCCTGGCAGTCAGCGAGTACATTGCCGGAGATGAATACACCATCGCCGATATTGCGATCTGGCCTTGGTACGGTGGTTTGGTCAAAGGCCGTTTGTACGGTGCGGCGGAGTTTTTGTCGGTGCATGAATACAAGCATGTGCAACGTTGGGCCGATGCGATTGATGCACGGCCGGCGGTGCAGCGTGGGCGTAGGGTGAACCGGATTTCCGGTGAGCCGCATGAGCAACTGGCCGAGCGCCATGACGCCAGCGATCTGGATTGA
- a CDS encoding SDR family NAD(P)-dependent oxidoreductase, producing the protein MTTTHAVYPDLEGKTVLISGGASGIGEFMVRAFAAQGAKVGFVDRAQSQGERLAALLSSRGHTVEFVQCDITDEIAYKAAIARFEHSLGPITVLVNNAANDVRHTLEEVDSDTFDRLISVNLKHAFFAAKAVVPMMKGAGGGAIINLGSVGWMMASAGYPVYAASKAAAHGMTRALARELGPSQIRVNTLVPGWVMTEKQLAMWVDDDAKALISRSQCLPGSVLPEHIADMALFLASDASAMCSAQNFIVDGGWV; encoded by the coding sequence ATGACCACCACACACGCCGTTTACCCCGACCTTGAAGGCAAGACCGTGCTGATTTCCGGCGGCGCCTCGGGCATTGGTGAATTCATGGTGCGCGCGTTTGCCGCCCAGGGTGCCAAGGTCGGCTTTGTGGACCGCGCCCAAAGCCAGGGCGAACGCCTGGCGGCGTTGTTGAGCTCACGGGGGCATACGGTGGAATTCGTGCAGTGCGACATCACTGATGAGATCGCCTATAAGGCCGCCATCGCGCGTTTCGAACACTCCCTGGGGCCGATCACCGTGCTGGTGAACAATGCCGCCAATGACGTGCGGCACACCCTGGAAGAGGTCGACTCGGACACCTTCGACCGGCTCATCTCGGTGAACCTCAAGCACGCTTTCTTCGCCGCCAAGGCCGTAGTGCCGATGATGAAAGGCGCGGGTGGCGGGGCGATCATCAACCTCGGTTCGGTCGGCTGGATGATGGCCTCGGCCGGCTACCCCGTGTACGCCGCCAGCAAGGCTGCCGCCCACGGCATGACCCGTGCGTTGGCGCGAGAGCTGGGGCCGAGCCAGATCCGCGTGAACACCTTGGTGCCGGGTTGGGTGATGACCGAGAAACAACTGGCGATGTGGGTCGATGATGACGCCAAGGCACTGATCAGCCGCAGCCAATGCCTGCCGGGCAGCGTGCTGCCGGAACATATCGCCGACATGGCGTTGTTTCTGGCCTCGGATGCGTCGGCGATGTGTTCGGCGCAGAACTTTATCGTGGATGGTGGGTGGGTCTGA
- a CDS encoding Gfo/Idh/MocA family oxidoreductase, with product MTTQNIRLGLIGAGRMGSFHGLTAARHIPGASLVAIADPTPGQAARLAAELGVAKVYTDPQQLLDDPDIDGVLIAAPARSHAELVISAARAGKGIFCEKPMAITLDEADRAIAAAADARVPLQVGFNRRFAKSFRTAHLDVVAGRIGTPQLLRSLTRDPALNNPAASPQWVIFLETLIHDFDTLRYLNPGAEAVQVHVMADALIAPEYKSKGFLDTAVVTIRFDNGAIATAEANFQAVYGYDVRGEVFGSAGMLTMGGVNESDLVRYLAQGIQADTQRLDTDLLRDAYIAELNHFADCLRSGAKPLASGEDARAALAIARACIESFQQGQAVAV from the coding sequence ATGACTACACAGAACATCCGCCTGGGCTTGATCGGTGCCGGCCGCATGGGCAGCTTCCACGGCCTGACCGCCGCACGGCACATCCCCGGCGCCAGCCTGGTGGCGATTGCCGATCCGACGCCGGGCCAAGCCGCCCGCCTCGCCGCCGAGCTGGGCGTGGCCAAGGTCTACACCGACCCGCAACAACTGCTCGACGACCCGGACATCGACGGCGTACTCATCGCCGCCCCCGCCCGCAGCCACGCCGAACTGGTGATCAGCGCCGCCCGCGCCGGCAAGGGAATCTTCTGCGAAAAACCCATGGCCATCACCCTCGATGAAGCCGACCGCGCCATCGCCGCCGCGGCCGATGCCCGTGTGCCGTTGCAGGTTGGCTTCAACCGGCGCTTCGCCAAGAGTTTTCGCACCGCCCACCTCGATGTCGTCGCCGGCCGTATCGGCACCCCGCAGTTGCTGCGCTCGCTGACCCGCGACCCGGCGCTGAACAACCCAGCGGCCTCGCCGCAATGGGTGATCTTCCTCGAAACCTTGATCCATGACTTCGACACCCTGCGCTACCTCAACCCTGGCGCCGAAGCCGTGCAAGTGCACGTGATGGCCGACGCGTTGATCGCGCCTGAGTACAAGAGCAAAGGCTTTCTTGACACCGCCGTGGTCACGATCCGCTTCGACAACGGTGCGATTGCCACCGCCGAAGCCAACTTCCAGGCCGTGTATGGCTACGACGTGCGCGGCGAAGTGTTCGGCAGCGCGGGCATGCTGACCATGGGCGGCGTCAACGAGTCCGACCTGGTGCGTTACCTGGCCCAGGGTATCCAGGCCGATACCCAACGCCTGGACACCGACCTGCTGCGCGACGCCTATATTGCCGAGCTCAACCACTTCGCCGATTGCCTGCGCAGCGGCGCCAAACCCCTGGCCAGCGGTGAAGATGCCCGCGCCGCCCTGGCGATTGCGCGGGCGTGTATCGAGTCGTTCCAGCAAGGCCAGGCGGTGGCGGTATGA
- a CDS encoding sugar ABC transporter substrate-binding protein, with protein MNRYSLIVASLLLLVSPWSFADYRIGVSIARVDDNFMTYVRNGLETAARQQGVQIQFEDAQGDVVRQLNQVEGFLNQNVDAVIVLPVDTSATANMTRAAVAAHKPLVYVNRHPDERSLPKGVVTVASNDIEAGQLQMRFLAEKLGGKGNVAIIMGDLAQNATHDRTEGARQVLKDYPGIKVVEQQSAEWQRNKGMDLTSNWLLAGTQFDAIVANNDEMAIGAGMALQQAGKAKGEVAIVGIDGLPDGLAAVKRGLLAASVFQDPKAQAAKAVESAIRMIKGEAIESEVWVPFELIKPEQVAIYEQRYQ; from the coding sequence ATGAACCGCTACTCGTTGATTGTTGCCTCGCTGTTGCTGCTGGTCAGCCCCTGGTCATTCGCCGATTACCGCATCGGCGTGAGCATTGCCCGGGTCGACGACAACTTCATGACCTACGTGCGCAACGGCCTGGAAACGGCCGCCAGGCAACAGGGCGTGCAGATCCAGTTCGAAGACGCCCAGGGTGATGTGGTGCGCCAGCTCAATCAGGTCGAAGGCTTCCTGAACCAGAACGTCGACGCAGTGATTGTGCTGCCGGTGGACACCTCCGCCACCGCCAACATGACCCGCGCCGCCGTGGCCGCCCACAAGCCGCTGGTGTACGTCAACCGCCACCCGGATGAGCGCAGCCTGCCCAAGGGCGTGGTCACCGTGGCCTCCAACGACATCGAGGCCGGACAGTTGCAGATGCGCTTTCTCGCCGAGAAACTGGGCGGCAAGGGCAATGTGGCGATCATCATGGGCGACCTCGCCCAGAACGCGACCCACGACCGCACCGAAGGCGCCAGGCAGGTGCTCAAGGACTATCCCGGGATTAAGGTGGTGGAGCAGCAGAGCGCCGAATGGCAACGCAACAAGGGCATGGACCTGACCAGCAACTGGCTGCTGGCGGGGACGCAGTTCGATGCGATTGTCGCCAACAACGACGAAATGGCGATCGGCGCCGGGATGGCGTTGCAGCAGGCGGGGAAAGCCAAGGGCGAAGTGGCGATTGTGGGGATCGATGGCTTGCCGGATGGCTTGGCGGCGGTGAAGCGTGGGTTGTTGGCGGCGTCAGTGTTCCAGGACCCAAAAGCCCAGGCAGCCAAAGCCGTGGAGTCGGCGATCAGGATGATCAAGGGTGAAGCGATTGAGTCAGAGGTGTGGGTGCCGTTTGAGCTGATCAAGCCCGAGCAGGTCGCGATCTACGAGCAACGCTACCAATAG